Part of the Lates calcarifer isolate ASB-BC8 linkage group LG6, TLL_Latcal_v3, whole genome shotgun sequence genome, AGCAAAGTGGCCCATGACTAATATGAGAGGTGGTCATGTGACCAACCTGGAGATATTACTGGGATGATATTACAGCTGACAGTAGGTGACATTACGCTGCCAGGTGTAACAGAGGATGATACCGGACAGAGACTTGCATTAAGTCCCTGAGACAGCTGAATGCACAATGGGACAATTTTCCAACAGAAACTGCAATGTATACATTTCTGTGCTgaattatgtaaaaaaaaatatcttaaaaaacAACCTTGCATTAAATAGGAATAAACCTGTTTATATGAGTGGTTGCTGCATGAGGCCCATTGCCTCTTTCTAGTTTATTTCTTTTATCTTGTGCACATCCATAGTGACAATTAATGATGCACGTTAAAAGGAAATAGAACTGGATATAAATGTTATCTGGATGATTTGTGTTCAAATTGGCCTTCTGATTTTTAAAGGGTAATATTGGAAAGAATTCAGAAGCTTTGTAGTGTTGGAGAGTATATTTTCCACCACtagatgtttttttaacacagttttaCACTGAGTTACATCCATTTGGTTGAAATATGGGAAAACTGAGAAAACCAAAGAATTTGAAGGAGTGAACATGAAGGTGATTTTTATCAGCTCATCTCAAGATGTGGTGGAGGATGGGACAAGCTGGTGGtgccaaacaaaaaaacatacaaaaaaaaaagaagaagaaaaagaacttTATCAGAACAAATACAGAGGTGGCACTAACCAGCAATTCTAGTTTTTCCTGACTGAAGTTACCTATTGTCCTCAACCTCCCACCACATccctttttaaattattcttaaAAAGTTTgctcaaaacactgcagctacagctcaggaagagcagagggaatGAACCTTGAGGGCATGCTCCCTTTTATTGAGAACCCAGAATGATGATAGGCCAGCTCAAACTCCTAGAAAACCAATAAACAGGCATGATCAGGACCGCACAGGTGGAAACCCCTTCGTGTTAGTAGCacctggagagaaaacagaggagcgggagaaaaagaaaagtaggaggaaaagaaaacacacacacacacacaacaggcaCTTTGTCTCCGTCTGACATGTAACACGCTGAAGTAAATCTTCACTCTAAACCTGTGTTCACGTGCCAAAGCAGTCTATGATAGAAGTATTCAAGTATTTCCTTGAGGAAACTGGATAAACTGTGTGCGCTGCATGTTGCCACTCTACCTACGGTTGCTCTGTGCAGAGAATCCCGACAGATCAGCCAGCGTTTTCTTGCATGGGCATGCTGTGACATTAGTGCATCCAGATGCCTGGCAAATACAGACTGTTCTCTACGGCTGAATTATGACCAGTCATTATTATTTCCTGAAGAGGATTAAATATTTGGACACAAATAATTCTGCAGTCATCAATTTATTATTTAGTTTGGACATGATGTTTTGGCCTGGGTGAGTAACTTCTCTCTcaccctttctctctttgtttttcagatccGATGAAACATCTGCAAAGCAGTCTTCTCCAGTCACTGGAATCTTTGATGCAAACTTTTTCTTATTCATTTCCATCTTATTTCACACTCTTGTACCTTCTTGTATAGCTCATCTGTGCTGCATCaagatttgatttttaaaaaaaattctactTGATATTTGAAATACTAGTTCTCCCAGATGTATTTGAACAGCCAGTGTAATGTTTCCTGTGAGAACAACCGCAAATTCatatgtacatactgtagctcACAAACATGTGTGCTCAATAAAACAAACCTGGCTTCAACTCACTGGACTCATGTCACCTTAGCTACTTTAGCCTCTTGTTGAAAACATGTTGATCATTCCTACATGTGTTGATGTTGAATATGACTATGATTTCTTGGCTCTAGCTACTAGCCGTAAATTGTGTGAGAGCCAAACCTGGCATGTGCCTCCTGGCACTAAATCACAAAATGATGTGTGGCTGCATAACTGTTAAAACATGTACAGGGAACTAGCTGACTGCACCTCCACCCATAGCCCAAAGACACCACTCCCCTCATCgcctttctccctcctcccagGTTCTTGTCATTCACTCAGCGCTACATCAGATTTGACTTCTCACACCAAGCGCTGGCTTCTCACCACCGTTCGGTTTGGTTCAGTGAGTATGTGAGTGAATGCGTTTGAGGTCTGGTGCTCACAGTTGGACAATGTCATGTTGGCTGTAACAGCATGTGGAGAGCAGCTCTTGTTCTGTACCAGCTCTTGGCACTTGGTCGGCCACTCTGGGCTCAAGATCATGTCGCAGCAGCTGCCATCACTCCTCAGGACTGCAGTCTGGACTGCGTCCAACAGGTAAGCCAGAATTCAAACCTACTGTAAATTTATACAGACTCTCTTTATGGAAGTTTTGTGTTACAGCCTTGAAGCGGGCTCGTCTAAACCGTGGTGTACACTACTAGTGAAATGAATCATGCTGCTTCTCCACCAGCTGTTTACCCTGTCTCTTTTGGCTGTTGTGTACAGTGGGGGAGCTcacaaacactcaacaaacaTGGGCTTCATGTCTAATGGACAATAAACTAATCTAGATCGGGTGAACAATTCTGAAATTCATGAATTAGATTCATTCTTGCTGTCTGCCTTTACGTTGTTACGCAGTGTCTTGTGCAGTACATGTCTCTATGCatagaatttattttttatcaagcATGTTTTGTAATTCCAATTACAAATGCTTCAGattgtttcttctttctaaCCCAACAGTTTTGGCAAATTAGAACAGAAATTGTGTCTAGAAACCTGGAATTTGAAGCAGTATGTGAAATATACAGTGCGTCATAATATATATTATGCAGCTGTAAACCAGCGGGCCCCTTAATCTTAACTTTCTTTCATGAATTGCTAGAAAATTATACCGCAGACCACAAACTTCTcaactaaaacaaaaagagggaaaaaaatcagaattCCTTGGTCAACCTGTTAATAACCTGCAGCTGTGGTTCCCAGTCTGAAAGTCGATTCCCTTGAGGCTGTAGCACGGTAAATCTGAAGGGTCATGAACGAAGACACCTGATAAccataagagaaaaaaaatacctcTGAGCAACAGCTACAACGTGTGACGAGGGGTGGCAAAAAGAAAGAGTTAAATTGGTCGGGCCCACTGTCCTAGATGACAGATGAACTGTAATTGTCAACAAGTCTAGAAAGATCTGTAACAGTTTTAAATGGGAGGTTTGTGGTTTCCCCAGCAGAACACACTGGATGTTCGAAGACAAGTTTGTTTGTGACTAATATTTACTTTGCCCGCTCCGTCTTTGTGAAAATTCCTGAACTTCTCAAAGATGATATTTATGTTTCTACACTGAGGAAAGGTTGTTTCCAAAGCTTTTTGAATGTGATTATAAATACTGTGGAACCCAGTTGCTTCTTGCAGCTTATTTGTCGCACTGTAGTTTAATCACAATGtcatttttctatatttataaGGGGGATAAAACATCCACCTTTGCTGAAAACACCACTAGTCAGATGTCAAGTGTCTCTCCTGTTGTAGATGTTCTGACCTGTCAGACATATGGTACACATAGACTCTCATTGGTTACTCCAGGCAGTACATAGCGATACCATCTCTGGTTTGAGACTTTCTGTGCTGTTTTCAGCCTTTGGCAGAGAGTTGTTTTCGTTTGTAAATCTTAATGGACAAAGGAAGAATGCAAGGTTGTCATCTTGACCTAAGCTCTAAGGTTAGTGTGTATTATGTAGAAATCCCCtgtgactgacacacactgtcGCTTTTGACAATGCGGCAACTCCTCTCAAGTTTCTTTGATCTCTTGTGTTAGTTAATGAGTGTAACTACAGAGAGTTAGATGTAAAAAACATTCTGCAGGTGTTGTCTTTTGTGATTTACATCACCTAAAGTGTGAGCATGTGAGTATAAAGCACTTTTCATTCGTACTATTGATTATGTTCTCTCATCAGCTTGCGTGCAAGTGAGTATTTAGGCTATAGAGACTTTATGGCGGCCATTACCTCACCTGACAGCTTAACTACCATTGTATgaactgatgtgtgtgtgtgtgtatgtgtgttcacataTAGTCTTTTGCTCTCATGcctgaggcagagagagtatttcttcctctctcattttctccaccTGTTTGTCTAGCTGCAGTCTCTGAACCTGCGAGGCGAGTTGGCAGTGTTTATCAGAGGTGGAAGAAGCACTCCGACCCTTTACTCAAGTAGAAGCACTGATaatattatcagctaaatgtacTGAAAGTATCAAAATTAAAAGCACTTGGTTCATGTTACTGATAGATTGTTCTGTATTATCTTAATAAACTGTAATCAAACTGTAGGAGGTGGAGTTAGTTTTAACCACTATATATGTAGTTACCTAGTTTGGCCCAGTGGTTCCTAGCCAAGGGGTTGGATCCCTCCAAAGGGTCACCAGATAAAACGGctcatgagatgattaatgacaacagaaagaaaagaaaaaaaaaatcatagttcTGCGACACTCATCTGTAGTTTCATTCTTTCTCTGATCTTTGTTCTTTGTGAATTATTAGATCATTGTACTCCCCAGGGCCtcaaacagttatttaaatgaaaccatgtgagaggCTTAGAGAGGAAATAACCCTTTGGTTGAACTTTTAACAACTAATAAACACCTGAAACCTGTGACACTGGAGCACAGTGCTATATTGACACATTTGTGTTGAATTTTGTAAATTTATCACAAAgttttttaatatgaaagtttaaTCTGAAAAGTGACCATTAAGTCCAGTACTGGGTGCTGCTGGTTTCTGAAACGATCACTCTCACCTGTATCTTGAGGCAGTTACCACAAATTCATATCAAAGAAATGAATCATCTCTTAGAGATCCTGTTTTGATTTATGAATGTCAGAATGGGAGTCAAACTGGTCTTATGTGAAACCTTTTTTCTATGAAAGTAAGTGAAGAGTTTCACACATATGTATATACCGGTGGTGGAAAGTAGACATACCTTTGCTCAAGTGCTGTGCTGTACAATTttaagtacttgtactttacttgagtaattCCTTTTAATACTACCTTGTACTACCACTTTCTATGGGGAAACATTTTGCTTTGTATTGCACTAGATTTATCTGGTGACTGTTAAATGGAACCACATTTTACATATTGAACATGACACAGAGAATGTTCAGAAACAGACTCATATTGTTCAGTGAATTGAATAGTTTATGATTCCCCATAAATTCAGTCTGACGCCATGTCAGTGTTGATTGGGGGATTGAGCCACTGATGTAAGTATGTGCAGATGTTTGGAAATAACAGCCCCATTTTTGTTCTATACTTGGCTCATTAAATAGTACATTCCTATTTCCCTCAAGTTTcttctactgttttttttttctcttagtATAAAAGTGcagctgctttttgtttatATCTTGTATTTAAAAAAGGCATTTTGTTTGTACATTGCCGCTGAGTCCAGCTCAGTATTCCTGTAGAATAAATACAAACTTTTGTTCTCTCCTACTGTGTCAAAAAATAGCTATCATGGGATCCAGCTGAATCACCATTTGTGCAGTGGACAAATCAGGACATTGCCAGAATTAGTGTGCTTGAGAGGCAGGTGAGAGTCTGCACCTGTCTCATATGTAAGAGAAGTGGAGGCAACACAGCACCTTGATTTGAATGAGGCCATACTGGACACAGATTGAGGCTGTATGCACTCCATTTAGTGCTCTTCAtttgaaggagagaggagagattcCACGGGTGATTTCTCAGGCAAAATtatggtggccctgaaggtcaacACTCAGTGACAAGtcacaaaacactacaacatttcagaaaacacaacaacattttacaaaacactacaacatttcacaaaacacaacaacattttacaaaacacaacatttcacaaaacaaaacgtTTTGATTGATTCATGTGCACAAGATAAGTTTATAGTCTATACAGAGAGCCATTACAACAGACTGGCTTTCTCACACTTTATCTGTGTCTATACCTCgctaaactgctgcagctggagagagagagagagagagagagaagatgtgCGCACGGGAAACTGGCCTTCATATTATGTTCTGTTAGCTCACTGacataatgtaaatgtaacctAAATATAACAGTCGGTGCCCCTCAAAAGCCCAACAGGTTGTTGTGGCCGGGACACacaattgtgtgtgtttatcgtGTTGTAGTTCACATGCAGCTTTGTAACGTGTGATGCGGATgtgacactgttgtttttactgataAAAACAGTCCGCTGAAACTGTCAGACTATCCTTCATCTTAAGTGAAGCATTGGCTTTTAACAGCTTCCTGACGCCCAGTGTGTGAGCACTGAAGGccaattttctctctctctgcgtaccagctgcagcagtttagcGAGATATAGACGCACAGATAAAGTGGTGTTGCCCAGTTTCCAGACTGACTTACACTCTCATTATTAATGAGTAATAAATGGCTATTTAATTAACATAGTtaccaccctctctctctctctctctccagctgcagcagtttagcGAGGTATAGACACAGATAAAGTGTGAGAAAGCCGGTCTGTTGTAATGGCTGTCTGTATAGACTATAAACTTATCTCGTGCGCatgaattaatcaaaatgtaggAACGTCATAAAACATACCCTCACTGTATAGCCTATACactaattttctctctctgtttctcattctGTCGATCCTTAGGCTCAATTCTATCACCCACCGACTTTGAACAAATCACTGGATAAACTCTGAATTGACAGGgattctgtccaatcacaaagaAGAGCTATTGTCTCTACCCTTTccattttgtaaaatgttgttgtgttttatgaaatgttgctgtgttttgtgaaatgttgtgttttctgacttgTCGTTGTATgttgaccttcagggccactgtACAAGATGCTGCTTTTCTCcattacagtgtttttctgttgtccTTCccagttttatgtgtttttacatCAAGTGACCTTGCTAACAATTTGCCAACAGCATTCAAAGGCATAAATGTTGCTTAGTCTGAATTCATTCTTACTTTCTCCTCTGCAGGGAGGACCAGGATGTGAGTACTGCAGAATAACCAGAAGTGATGTCAAGAAGGCTCTGGGGTTTAACTCCATTGAAGCATTTGGAAGTAAGTCTGATTCAGATAGACTGCACTGGATTCACAGCCAACCTGTAAATGTATGTGACCATAGACTAACTTCACCAATAAACTGTGTTAAAGTATAGAATGCACATATTTTGGCAGCTCTGAGACATCGTTCACCTTCATACTAGCCTTAACTTGAAACTATGCCTCACAGTATTAGCATTGTAATGAGCGGATGTCACATTGTTTGCACTTCATATTAGGATTTCAACACAGACCAGCCTAAAGAGCAAAGGGTATGACAGGTTTTCATCACTGAggtcacagaaaattaaatgtgagTCTCTCTCATTACTTATAAAGGATAACTACGTTATTTAAGAACCGCTGGGTACTCCCTTGTCAAATATTTGTCAAACTTCAACCTTTAGAGTTTCTGTTGTGCTAATATTTTTTTTGATGCAAAGATCAACAACTACTTCCACAGTTATTTTTTACCCATGCTGGCGCTGGTCCACCATTACAACTACAGGctggattgccatgacattttgtacagacatgtTGACCAAAGAACAAACcccactgactttggtgatcctttgacttttcctctctAGTCACTATGAGGTGAAATATCTAATATTGGATGCTAAAATACTGCTACAGTGGACGATCCCAGCATCAGCTCTATTTTGTATTTAGTATTAATTGTAAATGTTAGGAtgcacactaacacactaaATAAGATGGTGAACTAACACTGGCTAAGCATTACCTGCTGACCATAAGTGTGAAAAGTGATTGCACATTAGCCTTACATGGCTGTACACTCGGCTTGCTCAAATATACCATTTGCTTCCTATAAGATGTCCAGATTTATTGAATTCTGACTTGTGTTTTACATAGAAATTATACTGAAAATGTCTGAATATACTTGGACattgtatgtatttattattatttcctctcAGGTTGTATTCCATGGCCATGTTTTGAGTTGCTAGACCCTGAAATCTGTCAGCACTACGTCCATGCACCAAATGATGTGAAGATTGAATTTGTAAATGAGCCAGACACCACTTCTGACACTATCGTTGTCTCCTGGAGGCCAAGTTACTATGGTATGTTCATGCACTGACTACACATTTCTCTTAGAACCAGTTTCTCTAGACAGTTATTTTTCATGGCGTGACTTTTAATTGACTGGGAGTCCTGTGGTTTGGTTGGTTTAGAGTTACCTCCCCCTGTGTAATTTCCCACATCAGTGTTTGACATGAATAAGACTTATATCAGGTGACAGTGAATTATCACTAATAGGTTGTTATGGCTGTAGGTTTGTGGTGCTCTGTCCTTTTCCTGTCTTCCCACTAGCTCCACCCAGGTGATATCTGATGAGCCATCAATAAGCTGCACTTGGCATTAATGAAGTCAGTGTCAGAAGGCAGAGGCTCCTAGGGTGGGACTGCTGGGCATGTTGcctctcagcttgtttctttttgtgttgctgttgtgttttgacattGTGTCTTTTATAGTCTTGGTTTTGTCTTcgttgtttgtatgtttgtttttatgttaataaataCCATGAATTTGATTGTTTGTaagatgttttctgtggctgattTGGGTCAATGGTGGAGTGTTGTGCTCCACATAGGGCCACCCAAGGGTGGGTACATAGGTAAAAATTATGCAATGCATTATGTTAACACATAAAGGTGGTAGAGACAACTCAGTTAATTATTCCATGTATAACCAAGGTTTTGACAGATAACAGCGTAGCAGACTTTCATGTTACAAGCTTAATTGACCATGCAGATGCAGcacacacatttttgacacaggcgtgtactgtatatgcaacTTGGATGATGGACTGTCACTGAGTCTGTGACGCTGATTTCACTCTGTCCcatctgtgtttgctgcagggaTCGCCTTCCTGCGAGGCTTTCAGGTGTCCCTCCAGGCCCTGGGAGGGTCTGCTATTGCCTGTCAGCTTTTCCTCTTCCACCGTAACCTCTCACTACCAGCTTCACATGCTCAAAGGGTAGGTAGGGCCCCACTCACTTTGGTCTTTGCTGTCTGGTATGCTGTGACAACACAAGTTCTCCTTGTTTTACTCACACTTATCGAGAGTCAATTTTGATTTTAGatacaaataacaacaaaattataatttcatggaaatatcttttattttgcttttttttttttaattttgctttttttgggATATCATAAATCTTTCCCACTCCTGTTTTATGACATTCCCCTGGCAGGACACACCAGGGGAATTTCTGTGCACACACTCAAATTATTGTGATTGCAAAATGTGATTGCCATATTTCAGATGGgatcacagtgacatcatctTTAGTATGTCCTTAGAGACAGAGCTGTCCATTTTACACTGATTATGACttaattcatcattcatcaaaCTACAGTGAATAAGTAATATTTATTCACAGTAATGGGCACTTACGCAATACACAGGCAGACATGTAAGTTCAGCACTAATTGGAGATAGTAATGGAAGGGAAAGGGAAGCACATTCTGATACAAACCacataaagaagaagaaaatcactGTACTGCAAATAGTTTTTCAGAGatgttgtgttactgtgtgttgtgtggtaTACCTTGCTTAAGTATGGAAAAGGTAACTATCACATGAATTGAAATTCCAGGGATAAAATTATTAGAATTATTGTAATTACACTTATCATTTTCttattatattatcatatttatCAGACTACAACCAGTCCAAGTCACATATCCAAACTATAATTATCTTTGTAatcttaaagaaaaacaaactctacAATATGATTAAAGATATAAATCTTTCAGAAGTCTACTAATGAAGACATTTCAAGCTAATATTTCAGTACACTTTTAGGAATATCAAGTAAATTAAACAATGCATGCAATTCTCAAACAATCAAAAAGGAGAAATTgtcaaaatgttaaacaaataaaaacaactattAACATACAACCTCctaaaaagagggaaaaaggaaaaacctcTTTAAAAAGATATCATGTCACAAATGGCAAAACAATGgctatatatgtatatatattctGCAGATCTTGACATGAGTAAACTTTTtccattaaaacataaaaacacaaatagaaacaataatattattataaagATAGGAACAGAGTAGAAAACAAGGCAGACTTTAAAGCAGAGCTGTTTATAACAACAACATATAAGGTTTTATATGAGAGAGAATTTCTCCTCCACCTTAAATAAAGCATATGTCAAAAAGTCTTATCTCACTTTATCACTAAAACGTGTGCAGAGATAAAAGTGCGCAGTGTGTTTAAACAAAACCAAGGTCATGATTGCTGCTGTATTCTGTAGGTGTACAAATCAGACCCCTTCCCCGGCCTCCCCCTTGGGTCTCAGTATGCTGTTACTGTCATGGCTCTGCCAGTGCCTGAGGATTGGGAGAGGTTCTACCACAGCAAGATCTTCTCAACACGCTGTAAGACCCTTTTAAGCTCTAGGCTAGTTCTCTTataaggcacacacacacacatagtttcAATtgaacacacagtcactgagtcTCCTTAAGGgtaacatacatacatattaaaatatttcacatctGTCTACTCTCCACATAATATGCACATTATGTTTTTGCAGCGTGTGCAGAGAAGAGCGGAATTGAGAAATGCAAAAAGGgtgagaaaaaatgttttctcagtttgTCATACTTCCTAGATAAACTTAATGAAATGttcaatagtttttttttttttttttttcttataatcAGTTTTACATCTGTCAGTATTTTATGGTCTGGTTGTAGATTGGTACCCCCAACATATTGAGGTCCAGCAGGAAGGGACTGCCATCACTGTGACTTTTAACCTGGCTCCCCCAGACCTGGGCATCAGAAGCTACTTCTCATTTTGTTATGCAAACGGCATGAAGAAATACACAGACATAATACCTGTAAGTGGTTTCAACTCATGCAactttatattcatttttcagtttttttctgtcatttatatCACAGAAATATTTGATAATGAAGTGAACTTCATAATTGTATTTACCATTAACACAATTTCCTTAGAATtccaccaaaaacaaaactcaccACAGCTATCAGCTGAACGACCTTCAAGAAGGAACCAATTACACTTGTGAGGTAAGATAAAAGTGGATTAGCATTATTCAGTACTTCACTTTGATAGCACAACATGTAGctacagttatttttttccaccaaCCTCAGGTGGCTTTGTGTTTAATATATAGTATTTGAATATTTCCCCCCAGTGTCTCCCTGGAGGGAATATTTCCACTTACATTCATGACatagccagaaacacaactttaaataaattcagatgacatgagttttgtttttgagccaGCATGTTTGTTATATTGATTTTATAAAGTAATACTGAGGATGTGTTACAGCTTCTTGTGTGGCACCTGgccaaaaactcaatcaaagTTTAAAATTATCTTTTCAAACTTCCATTTCCAAGATCAAGTATGAACTCAACATTTCTTACGCCACAGATTGCAGCTAATGAGGTGGATGCAGTGAGAAAAATGTTCAATGTCCAGGTCATGCACATTCAGAAAGGTAGGGGAGGCTGATTTGCTGCTTCTGATCCTTATAGTCACAGTGTACCATTGTCTGTGCTGTGCAAATATTGTCTTACTTTTTGTCTGTATCTGCATGCTAATAATAGAGCTAAAGCCAGGAGGcgattagcttagcatgaagactcAGGGGAAACAGCAAGTCTGTCTCTCAAAATTATCTCTATCAACAAAAGAAATACAAAGGCAAGTGACAAAGATCACTCTAGTGACAAccaagctagctagctagctagctgtttccccctgtctTAAGGGGGAAACTAAACTAACTGACTCCCAGGTCTAGCTCCATAATCAGcgcacagacatgacagtggtattaattttctcatctaactcacaGCAGTAATGCATATGATTTCTTCAGGGTCTGTCACTGATTTGTCATGTAACTCCCCCATCCTCAGAGGGTGTCCCGCAGCTCTCTGTCACTCCGTCCCTGACTCTGGTGCTTCCACTGTGCCTGGCTGTGGTAGCCATACTTGTGATCTCATTGGCTGTTCTTGCAAGGACAAGGCCCAAGCTGCAGATGAAGAAACTTAATATAAAACCAggtgcacaaacaaacaaaaatatcatgtttatatttcattattGCT contains:
- the si:ch211-207e14.4 gene encoding LOW QUALITY PROTEIN: interleukin-17 receptor D (The sequence of the model RefSeq protein was modified relative to this genomic sequence to represent the inferred CDS: deleted 1 base in 1 codon) → MWRAALVLYQLLALGRPLWAQDHVAAAAITPQDCSLDCVQQGGPGCEYCRITRSDVKKALGFNSIEAFGSCIPWPCFELLDPEICQHYVHAPNDVKIEFVNEPDTTSDTIVVSWRPSYYGIAFLRGFQVSLQALGGSAIACQLFLFHRNLSLPASHAQRVYKSDPFPGLPLGSQYAVTVMALPVPEDWERFYHSKIFSTRSCAEKSGIEKCKKDWYPQHIEVQQEGTAITVTFNLAPPDLGIRSYFSFCYANGMKKYTDIIPNSTKNKTHHSYQLNDLQEGTNYTCEIAANEVDAVRKMFNVQVMHIQKEGVPQLSVTPSLTLVLPLCLAVVAILVISLAVLARTRPKLQMKKLNIKPDIIKQHQESGTQEEVVILSRGRLTPPRLLICYSSYDGPAHVKAVMQLGAFIQQHMATQVCLDLWDSLSMAEEGSMAWHYRQIRESDFILVICSQGLNHRPEPPQPNSNDKDEDADRRLDFGSYAFSSDAAVQLIGEEVGRAKARGQDLSKYMAAIFEYSEETDIPNELNLVSRYSLTSDLPLLFSHLHGVALHRPGGYLKINHISEEGFAKLPAGAALQCAIYEAGMAMRAKAHHSVGGGD